From the genome of Metarhizium brunneum chromosome 4, complete sequence, one region includes:
- the Pks2_1 gene encoding Polyketide synthase 2, translated as MMTNTTDIPQKDPELIAFGDLAASECLDSLQGLLHSKNNANLSDFFVRVSFGLRQFLGCLPSTQQHLFPRFSTLVDLLDKWECAPGRPALQLFLLSVLQSAQFIHHYGGNAATEYPSAADTCIISSCAGNFTAAAAGCSSSVTSFVPLAVESALAAFRTGLKSCLVGETIAVERSDASMTWSASVLPTTNATVEELLASFTKSATVLEDYEAIWVTARTPTEVTTLGGRPLVLSDFVAVNKDKLRVKWLDIASPYHAPHLFSERDIDEIMEGVAENTATSAASRIALLPAYSSADAKTDFLGRLRMAVDGALRRQLDLDAVFRSCGEHLSQMGSRRCRLTAIAYGTTSMLSTALLNNFGIHLDMTDVLQVTSDTSHVPGRFEQSKIAIIGYSGRFPSADSTEAFWELLRAGRDVHREIPDDRFDHKTHYDAEGRATNKFRVKHGCFVNSPGLFDARFFNMSPREAENTDPAQRLAILTTYEAMEMAGFVRNRTPSTQDDRVGVFFGSTSDDWRDINASQNVDTYFIPGGNRAFCPGRISYFFRLSGPSLSVDTACSSSFAALQIACSYLLSGQCDTAIAGGSNIMTNPNIFCGLDRAHFLSTTGNCNVFDDAANGYCRADAVTSVILKRLEDAEADNDPILGVIVAAGTNHCGHAESITRPHEGDQAALFQQILRRANYDPLDVGVVEMHGTGTQVGDATEMSSVLSTFAPRAERSETQRNRPLYVGSLKANVGHAEAASGITSLIKILLMLKHNEIPPHCGIKTQINRSYPADLAARGVYIAAQPTAWPRYPSSTKRAAFVNNFSAAGGNTAVLVEEAPRRSGNVQEMDGRQTHLVAVTAKTAPSLLNNAQSLASWLQHHPDTALSELSYTTTARRTHHEHRIMVSAENVPSLIRDLASLSNQDPKTVKPIPPPGKRPRIVFTFTGQGSLYIGMGRDLFNVYRSFRQDVTQLDQLAESYSFPSFISLINGSTSAEIHTLSAVTSHLALLCTQLALVKLLHRWRIQPTAVIGHSLGEYAALYAAGVISAGDAIYLVGKRASLLDQHCRKGTHGMLVVKASRRETERLLRVVGTDFEVACANHPGAHVVAGPKDQMPAVIIAAHGAGLATVELDVPFAFHSSQVDPILPGFEAAAQAGVVFRAPKVPFISPLLGRVVADGEDGVLNVSYLARASRCLVDFSTALTVAQGHGLSGNGVIWLEVGARPLCASMIKQTLGAGERVLNTLRENLGGCQTMAKAVEALYLAGMDVDWSEYHREFPAAHVVLDLPRYAWDLKNYWIDYKDDFCVNRKICLGKTQDAELQTRVETFKYISPVAQKVIEETHTQTKSCMVVESDIFHRELLPVLRGHAINGSFLCPSSLYAEIALTLGEYLVQERKLCRESTGLEIFNLRIDQPLIAKDDETSRIFRVTTEADWSSNMLSLAISSVSPSGEQPVSHATVHVRIVPNQRWLADWKRNSHLVMSRVQALERSNNSQKLRRRMVYKLFAAVVDYSDDFKGMSQVLLDTDALEAVSTVQFQIESREGRLGMDARWIDSLGHISGFIMNANDATNSQEQVFINHGWEKLRHAEKLTASKTYRAYCRMQLEEKTTFVGDVFVLDGDRIVAVYEGIKFVGMQRRVLNHLLPAKRLVRGQEPAATGAVRHDSGLCYSGSNTKKSVSHEVASAIGNQPSVTASGFGPVMEIICQEIGIPPCDLDPESQLADLGIDSLLSLTITSRVRQELGLSISSAELLACGLVGQVQHLCEGSFVYSSSTDDNSSNGSEVTSAYESVVSATSEVCMSETSDGDSIRSVLWETIARETATPVDELLPSTSTADAGIDSLLAIIIAGTLCEKLSVKITGATILGCETLLDLEVALRKILCNLPSPGSAGAIKTGFPSAPTTQVLDAVPKSISAENPHGSILSRDSAADSVLLSGSVSTAKSVLVLFPDGSGSAASYANLAPMFSKDVAVYGVNCPWRKNGLELIRKKITVSQIVARQLVEVRRLLETHKQHGWQNHPTGTPNLVFGGWSAGGVLAYEAIRQLADEGVPVRKLLLLDSPDPFGLQIPSRKMSYFLKDVLRFGGRTGKAPDWLLQHFDGMVEVLGTYSPLPLASSTDLDTLLVYARKGANNDYEGQERELHAPGNRDICWILRDRTDFTANGWKRLVGSERIGIEILDLADHFTMMDDVHQLKQLGNIVNGFLR; from the exons ATGATGACCAACACAACGGACATTCCGCAGAAAGACCCAGAGCTTATTGCATTTGGCGATCTCGCCGCCTCCGAGTGTCTGGATTCTCTCCAGGGACTACTACATTCGAAAAACAATGCCAACCTTTCCGATTTCTTTGTCCGTGTGAGTTTCGGCCTTCGCCAGTTTCTCGGATGCCTTCCATCCACGCAGCAACATCTCTTCCCGAGGTTCTCGACACTTGTAGATCTCCTCGACAAGTGGGAGTGCGCTCCCGGTCGACCCGCATTACAACTCTTCCTGCTGAGCGTGCTGCAGAGCGCTCAGTTTATCCA CCATTACGGCGGAAATGCAGCCACGGAATATCCATCGGCGGCGGATACGTGCATAATCAGCAGCTGTGCGGGAAACTTTACTGCTGCGGCCGCCGGCTGTTCCTCATCGGTGACTAGTTTTGTTCCCTTGGCGGTAGAGTCTGCGCTGGCTGCTTTCAGAACCGGCCTGAAGTCATGCCTGGTTGGGGAGACGATTGCGGTTGAAAGGAGCGATGCGTCAATGACATGGTCGGCGTCGGTTTTGCCAACGACAAATGCCACCGTTGAGGAGCTCCTCGCCTCATTCACCAAGTCCGCAACT GTATTGGAAGATTATGAAGCAATATGGGTTACTGCCAGAACCCCTACTGAAGTCACGACTCTCGGTGGAAGACCTCTTGTCTTGTCCGACTTTGTGGCAgtcaacaaggacaagctgAGAGTCAAGTGGTTGGACATTGCGTCTCCGTATCACGCGCCACACTTGTTTAGCGAGCGGGATATTGATGAGATTATGGAAGGAGTTGCGGAAAATACCGCGACGTCCGCAGCATCGAGAATCGCTCTATTGCCCGCATATTCTAGCGCTGATGCAAAGACGGATTTCTTGGGCCGCCTTCGCATGGCGGTTGACGGTGCACTAAGACGGCAGTTGGACTTGGATGCCGTGTTTAGATCATGCGGCGAACATCTAAGCCAGATGGGGAGTCGCAGATGTCGTCTCACGGCGATCGCGTATGGAACAACATCGATGCTCTCCACGGCCTTGCTTAACAACTTTGGGATTCATTTGGACATGACAGATGTGTTGCAAGTAACTTCTGATACTAGTCACGTCCCTGGGAGGTTTGAACAATCCAAAATTGCTATTATTGGATATTCTGGGCGGTTTCCGTCAGCGGACTCTACTGAAGCATTCTGGGAGCTCCTCCGCGCGGGTCGCGACGTCCACCGCGAGATCCCAGATGATCGCTTTGACCACAAGACACATTACGATGCGGAGGGAAGGGCTACGAATAAATTCCGAGTTAAGCACGGATGCTTCGTGAATTCACCTGGTCTTTTTGATGCTCGATTCTTTAACATGTCGCCTCGAGAGGCGGAGAACACGGACCCAGCTCAAAGACTAGCCATTCTCACAACATACGAAGCCATGGAGATGGCAGGCTTTGTCCGAAACAGAACCCCCAGTACTCAAGACGACCGTGTCGGAGTGTTTTTCGGATCAACCAGCGATGACTGGCGCGACATCAACGCTTCACAAAACGTCGACACCTACTTCATACCAGGCGGAAATCGAGCGTTTTGTCCCGGGCGCATCAGCTACTTTTTCCGTCTATCCGGACCAAGTCTTAGTGTCGACACTGCATGCTCTTCCAGCTTTGCGGCGCTGCAAATAGCCTGCAGCTACTTGTTGAGCGGGCAATGTGACACCGCCATTGCTGGTGGCAGCAACATCATGACCAACCCCAATATCTTCTGCGGCCTGGACAGAGCCCATTTCCTCTCTACCACCGGAAACTGCAACGTATTTGACGATGCAGCGAATGGATACTGCAGAGCCGATGCCGTTACTAGCGTGATTCTCAAACGATTGGAGGACGCCGAGGCTGACAACGATCCAATATTGGGCGTCATCGTCGCGGCTGGTACGAATCACTGCGGGCATGCCGAGAGCATCACTCGACCGCACGAGGGTGACCAGGCCGCGCTGTTCCAACAGATTCTCCGGCGGGCCAACTACGACCCTCTGGACGTTGGCGTAGTCGAAATGCACGGGACCGGAACGCAGGTTGGAGACGCCACTGAAATGAGCTCCGTGTTATCGACGTTTGCGCCCCGAGCGGAACGGTCAGAAACCCAACGAAACAGACCGTTGTACGTTGGCTCTCTCAAGGCAAATGTCGGACATGCCGAAGCTGCGTCTGGGATCACGTCCTTGATCAAGATCCTCCTCATGCTCAAGCACAATGAGATACCGCCGCACTGTGGCATCAAGACCCAAATCAACCGCAGTTATCCTGCAGATTTGGCAGCAAGAGGAGTGTATATTGCAGCCCAACCTACCGCGTGGCCTCGTTATCCAAGTTCTACGAAACGAGCCGCATTCGTAAACAACTTCAGTGCAGCAGGCGGCAACACTGCAGTCCTGGTGGAAGAGGCGCCACGACGGTCGGGAAATGTCCAGGAAATGGACGGCCGTCAAACCCATCTAGTTGCCGTCACCGCAAAAACAGCACCATCTCTTCTGAACAATGCCCAGTCGCTCGCGTCATGGCTTCAACATCACCCGGACACGGCGCTCTCCGAGCTCTCCTACACCACCACAGCGCGACGCACACATCACGAGCATCGAATAATGGTGTCTGCAGAAAACGTGCCCTCGCTGATAAGGGACCTCGCATCACTGTCAAACCAAGATCCCAAAACGGTCAAGCCCATTCCGCCTCCGGGAAAACGGCCCCGGATCGTATTCACATTCACCGGCCAGGGAAGCCTATATATCGGCATGGGCAGAGATCTCTTCAACGTCTACCGGTCTTTCCGCCAGGACGTCACTCAGCTGGACCAACTTGCCGAAAGCTACAGCTTCCCAAGCTTCATCAGCCTGATCAACGGCTCAACCAGCGCTGAGATTCACACCCTCAGCGCAGTCACCTCTCACCTCGCCCTTCTGTGCACCCAGCTCGCGCTCGTCAAGCTCCTCCACAGATGGCGAATCCAACCAACTGCCGTCATCGGCCACTCCCTCGGCGAATACGCCGCACTATACGCGGCGGGCGTCATCAGCGCCGGCGACGCGATATACCTGGTAGGAAAACGGGCCTCGCTGCTGGACCAGCACTGCAGAAAGGGCACGCACGGGATGCTCGTCGTCAAGGCGTCTCGCCGGGAGACGGAGCGCCTGCTGCGCGTGGTAGGGACCGACTTCGAGGTGGCTTGCGCGAATCATCCTGGCGCGCATGTCGTGGCAGGCCCCAAGGACCAAATGCCTGCTGTGATTATCGCAGCCCACGGGGCGGGATTGGCAACCGTCGAGTTGGACGTGCCGTTTGCTTTTCACTCGAGCCAGGTAGATCCTATCCTGCCGGGATTCGAGGCCGCCGCGCAGGCCGGCGTTGTTTTTCGCGCTCCCAAGGTGCCTTTTATTTCGCCGTTGCTGGGGAGAGTTGTGGCGGacggcgaagacggcgttCTCAATGTGTCGTATCTTGCGCGGGCTAGTCGGTGTCTTGTCGACTTTAGCACGGCTTTGACCGTGGCACAGGGCCATGGGTTGTCTGGCAATGGTGTGATTTGGTTGGAAGTCGGAGCGCGCCCTCTTTGCGCCTCGATGATTAAACAGACTCTCGGGGCGGGGGAACGGGTGCTGAATACGTTGAGAGAGAACTTGGGAGGTTGTcaaaccatggccaaggcggtAGAGGCGCTGTATCTTGCGGGTATGGACGTGGACTGGAGTGAATACCATCGCGAGTTTCCGGCAGCGCACGTGGTTCTAGATCTTCCTCGCTACGCGTGGGACCTGAAGAACTACTGGATTGACTACAAGGATGACTTTTGTGTGAATAGGAAGATTTGTTTGGGAAAGACGCAAGACGCTGAGCTCCAGACTCGAGTCGAAACGTTCAAGTATATATCTCCAGTGGCGCAAAAGGTCATAGAGGAGACGCACACGCAGACCAAGTCTTGCATGGTTGTGGAATCAGACATCTTTCATCGGGAGCTATTACCGGTTCTGCGAGGCCATGCCATCAATGGTTCATTTCTTTGCCCTTCG TCGCTGTATGCCGAGATTGCCCTGACTCTCGGTGAGTACCTCGTGCAAGAACGCAAGTTGTGCCGAGAGAGTACCGGTTTGGAGATTTTTAACCTCCGCATCGACCAGCCTCTTATTGCAAAGGACGATGAAACAAGCCGCATCTTTCGAGTCACAACGGAAGCAGACTGGAGCTCCAACATGCTCAGCTTGGCCATTTCCAGTGTTTCTCCGTCTGGGGAGCAACCTGTTTCCCATGCTACCGTTCATGTACGCATTGTTCCCAATCAGCGCTGGCTCGCGGATTGGAAGCGCAACTCACATCTCGTCATGTCAAGAGTTCAGGCGCTTGAACGAAGCAACAATAGTCAGAAGCTGCGACGACGCATGGTTTACAAATTGTTTGCCGCCGTGGTCGACTACAGTGACGATTTCAAGGGCATGTCCCAAGTTCTGCTGGACACGGATGCGTTGGAAGCCGTTTCGACGGTGCAATTCCAAATTGAATCCCGGGAGGGCCGGCTTGGTATGGATGCCAGGTGGATTGACAGCTTGGGCCATATTTCGGGCTTCATCATGAATGCTAATGATGCCACGAACAGCCAAGAGCAAGTATTTATCAACCACGGGTGGGAAAAGCTGCGCCATGCCGAGAAGCTCACGGCATCAAAGACGTATCGCGCATATTGCAGAATGCAGCTTGAAGAGAAGACGACTTTTGTTGGCGATGTGTTTGTCCTTGATGGGGATCGGATAGTAGCCGTGTACGAAGGAATCAAG TTTGTCGGAATGCAACGTCGGGTTCTCAATCATCTGTTGCCTGCGAAACGCCTAGTCAGAGGACAAGAGCCGGCCGCAACGGGGGCTGTTCGGCACGATTCCGGCCTTTGCTATTCCGGTAGCAATACCAAGAAAAGTGTTTCTCATGAAGTAGCCTCGGCCATCGGCAATCAGCCATCCGTTACTGCGTCTGGGTTTGGGCCTGTGATGGAGATTATTTGTCAAGAAATTGGGATCCCGCCCTGCGATCTGGACCCCGAGTCCCAACTTGCCGACTTGGGTATTGACTCACTATTATCTCTGACCATTACTTCTCGCGTTCGACAAGAACTTGGTCTAAGCATTTCTTCAGCGGAACTTCTTGCGTGTGGGCTGGTAGGCCAAGTACAACACCTGTGCGAGGGCAGTTTCGTCTATTCATCCTCAACAGACGACAACTCCTCCAATGGCAGCGAGGTCACCAGTGCTTATGAGAGCGTCGTTTCAGCCACGAGCGAGGTATGCATGTCAGAAACATCAGACGGCGATTCGATCCGAAGCGTGTTGTGGGAGACGATCGCCCGCGAAACGGCCACACCTGTCGACGAATTGTTGCCATCTACCTCTACTGCTGACGCCGGCATTGATTCTCTTCTTGCCATAATAATTGCAGGGACACTGTGTGAGAAGCTCAGCGTCAAGATTACCGGCGCCACCATCCTGGGCTGCGAGACTCTTCTCGATTTAGAGGTAGCGTTACGCAAGATTCTCTGTAACTTGCCAAGCCCAGGTTCAGCAGGAGCTATAAAGACTGGCTTCCCAAGCGCCCCTACGACGCAGGTACTTGATGCTGTTCCCAAGTCCATTTCAGCCGAAAATCCCCACGGATCAATACTCTCGCGAGACTCGGCGGCAGACTCTGTGCTTCTGAGCGGTTCAGTGAGCACGGCCAAGTCCGTCTTGGTCCTTTTCCCAGATGGATCTGGATCGGCCGCATCATATGCCAACCTAGCCCCGATGTTTTCCAAAGACGTGGCCGTGTACGGAGTTAATTGCCCCTGGCGCAAGAATGGCCTAGAGTTGATTCGGAAGAAGATCACGGTCTCTCAAATTGTAGCCAGGCAACTAGTTGAAgtccgccgcctccttgaGACTCA